CGGACTGCTCGACCAGGCCGATGTGGTCGACGCCCTGCGCCAGGTGGCAACGCGCGGGCAGTGCAACATCCGCATCCTGCTGCAGGATCCGGCCGCGCCGCGCCGGGCGCTGGCGCCGCTGGTCGCGCTCGGCCAGCGCCTGCCCAGCGCGATCGCCTTCCGCGCCATCGAGGAGCAGGTCGACCGCGCCTTTCCGTCGGCCTTCATCGCCAATGACGGCGGCGGCCACCTGTTCCGCCCGCTGGGCAACCGCTGGGAAGGCGAGACGCGGCTGGACGGGCCGGGCCGCGCGCGGCACCTGCGCGGCGTCTTCGATCCGTTCTGGGAGCGCGCGCGCGCCTGCAGCGAATTCCGCGTGCTCGGCATCTGATGCGCGCCGCTTCGTCGCGCGGTCGGGGCTATAATTGAGCGGATCCATCGCCTGAACAGGCAACGCGCCAGTGCCGCACGGCGGGCACGGCTTCCCTCCCCCTCCTTCCTGAGCTCTTCGACGCCATCGTGGCCAATCTATTGAAGCAGTTTGCGCAGTCTTCCGAACTCGGCGCCAATGCCGCCTATATCGAGGACCTGTACGAGCAGTACCTCGTGGACTCCGACAGCGTCGGCGCCACGTGGAAAGCCTGGTTCGACGGCTTCAAGGGCCGCGAAGCGGGTGACGTTCCCCACTCGGTGGTCATGGACGCGGTCGCGCGCGCCGGCCGCGAGGCGAAGGCGGGCGTGGTCACCACCGGCGGGGCCAGTGGCGGCGACCTCGAGGCCCAGCGCAAGCAGGGCTCGGTGCTCAAGCTGATCACCGCCTACCGCTCGCGCGGCCACCTGCAGGCGGACACCGATCCGCTGGGCATGGCCGAGAAGATCGACGCGCCGGACCTCGAACTGCCCTTCCACGGCCTGTCCGACGCCGACCTCGACACCGAGTTCGCCACCGGACCCGGCGGCGGCACCAGCACCTTCGGCGGCGCCGCGCGCATGCGCCTGCGCGACCTGCTCGCGCTGCTGCGTGCGACCTATGCCGGCCCGATCGGCGCCGAGTTCATGCACATCCCGCAAGCCGAGCAGCGCCGCTGGATGTACGAGCGCATGGAGCAGGCCGGCGGCCGCTACAGCCTGACCGCCGACGAGCAGCAGCGCATCCTCGAGCGCCTGACCGCGGCCGAGGGTCTCGAGCGCTACCTGCACACCAAGTACGTCGGCCAGAAGCGCTTCTCGCTCGAGGGCGGCGACTCGCTGATCCCGCTGCTCGACACCGTGATCCGCCGCGCCGGCAGCGACGGCGTGAAGGACATCGTGATCGGCATGGCCCACCGCGGCCGCCTCAACGTGCTGGTCAACACGCTCGGCAAGAGCCCGCGCCGGCTGTTCGACGAGTTCGAAGGCAAGTTCGAGCACAACGCGCTGGCCCACGCCGGCGACGTGAAGTACCACATGGGCTTCTCGGCCGACGTCGCCACCGACGGCGGCCCGGTGCACCTGGCCCTGGCGTTCAACCCCTCGCACCTCGAGATCGTGGATCCCGTGGTCGCCGGTTCCGTGCGTTCGCGCCAGGAGCGCCGCAAGGACGCCGACCGCCGCCAGGTGATGCCGATCCTGATCCACGGCGACGCGGCCTTCGCCGGCCAGGGCGTGGTGATGGAGCTGTTCCAGATGTCGCAGGCGCGCGGCTTCGCCGTCGGCGGCACCGTGCACGTGGTGGTCAACAACCAGGTCGGCTTCACCACCAGCGCCCGCGAGGACGCCCGCTCCACCCTGTACTGCACCGACGTGGCCAAGATGATCGCCGCGCCCGTGCTGCACGTGAACGCCGACAATCCGGAGGCGGTCGCCTTCGCCGCGCGCCTGGCCTACGACTTCCGCCAGGAATTCCGCAAGGACGTGGTGATCGACCTGGTCTGCTACCGCCGCCACGGCCACAACGAGGCCGACGAGCCGGCGATCACCCAGCCGGTGATGTACCAGGTGATCCGCAAGCACAAGACCACCCGCGAGCTCTACGCCACGCAGCTCGAAGCCGCCGGCGTGCTCGAGGACAAGGGCGGCCAGGCGCTGGTCGACCGCTACCGCGACAAGCTCGACTCGGGCGAGGTCACCACCGAACTGGCCGAGGTCGGCAAGACGCCGGCGGAAAGCCGCCTGTTCGTCGACTGGGGCACGCTCGTCGCCGGCAAGCTCACCGACGGCGCGGACACGACCGTCGATGCAGGCAAGCTCAAGGAGCTCGCCCGCGCCATCACCACGATCCCCGACGACGTGCAGCTGCACGCGCGCGTGGCCAAGGTGTACGAGGACCGCCGCAGGATGGCGGCCGGCGACGCGCCTGCCGACTGGGGCTTTGCCGAGAACCTCGCCTACGCCACCCTGCTCGACGAGGGCTTCGGCCTGCGCCTGGTCGGCCAGGACGTCGGCCGCGGCACCTTCACCCACCGCCACGCGATCCTGCACGACCAGAAGACCGACACCTACCACCTGCCGCTGCGCGCGCTGGTGGACGAACCCGAGCGCGCCACCGTCATCGACTCGCTGCTGAGCGAGGAAGCGGTGATGGCCTACGAGTACGGCTTCTCCACCACCGACCCGAGCACGATGTGCATCTGGGAGGGCCAGTTCGGCGACTTCGCCAACGGCGCGCAGGTGGTGATCGACCAGTTCATCGCCTCGGGCGAGGCCAAGTGGGGCCGCATCAGCGGACTGACCCTGCTGCTGCCGCACGGCTACGAAGGCCAGGGCCCGGAACACAGCTCGGCGCGCCTGGAGCGCTTCCTGCAGCTGTGCGCGCTGGACAACATGCTGGTCTGCGTGCCGTCCACGCCCGCCCAGGCCTTCCACATGCTGCGCCGGCAGATGCGCATGACCACGCGCAAGCCGCTGATCGTGATGTCGCCCAAGTCGCTGCTGCGCCACAAGCTGGCGGTGTCGACCCTGGACGAGCTGGCCACCGGCGGGTTCCAGCACCTCATCGGCGACGCCTCGGCGGACGCGAAGAAGGTGAAGCGCGTGGTCCTGTGCTCGGGCAAGGTCTATTACGACCTGCTGGAGGAACTCGACAAGCGCGGCGGCGGCGACGTCGCCCTGGTGCGCGTCGAGCAGCTCTATCCCTTCCCGCGCGAAGCGCTGGTCGCCGAGCTGGCCCGCTACGGCAAGGCCACCGACGTGGTCTGGTGCCAGGAAGAGCCGCAGAACCAGGGTGCGTGGTACCAGATCCGCCACCACCTGCAGGCCTGTGTGCCGGCCGGCCTCGAGCTCCACTACGCCGGCCGCCCGCGCTCGCCCTCGCCTGCCGTCGGCCTGTTCGCCGACCACGTCGAAGAGCAGCAGAAGCTGGTCGACGACGCGCTTGCATCCCCCGTCGGCAGCGTCTTCGCCGCCGACTGACCCCACACCGATTACGACCAGGACGCATCAAGACCATGGCCACCGAGATCAAGGTACCGGTACTCCCCGAATCCGTTTCCGACGCCACCATCGCCACCTGGCACAAGAAGGTGGGCGACCCGGTCGCGCGCGACGAGAACATCGTCGACCTCGAGACCGACAAGGTCGTGCTCGAGGTTCCCTCGACAGTCGAGGGCGTGATCAAGGAGCTGAAGTACGCCGAGGGTGACACCGTCACCAGCCAGCAGGTGCTCGCGATCATCGAGGCGGGCGCCGCGCCCGCGAAGTCCGCCGACGCCCCGAAGGCCGCCCCGGCCGCCGGGGCCGAGCAGGTCCAGCCGAAGGCCGAAGCCGCGAAGGAAGAAGCCAAGGCGCCCGCCTCCACCCGTCCCGCTCCTGTCTCCGGCGGCGCCGGCGAGCTGCCCCCGGGCGCGCGCTTCACCGCCGTGACCCAAGGCATCGATCCTTCGCAGGTCGAGGGCACCGGCCGCCGCGGCGCGGTGACCAAGGAAGACCTGGTCAACTACGCCTCCGGCAAGACGCCCGGCGTATCGGGCGGCGCGCGTCCGGAAGAGCGCGTGCCGATGACCCGCATCCGCAAGCGCATCGCCGAGCGCCTGATGCAGTCCAAGGACTCCATCGCCATGCTGACCTCGTTCAACGAGGTCAACCTCGGCAAGGTGATGGCCATGCGCAAGGAGCTGGGCGAGTCGTTCCAGAAGCAGCACGGC
The sequence above is a segment of the Luteimonas sp. MC1750 genome. Coding sequences within it:
- a CDS encoding 2-oxoglutarate dehydrogenase E1 component — encoded protein: MANLLKQFAQSSELGANAAYIEDLYEQYLVDSDSVGATWKAWFDGFKGREAGDVPHSVVMDAVARAGREAKAGVVTTGGASGGDLEAQRKQGSVLKLITAYRSRGHLQADTDPLGMAEKIDAPDLELPFHGLSDADLDTEFATGPGGGTSTFGGAARMRLRDLLALLRATYAGPIGAEFMHIPQAEQRRWMYERMEQAGGRYSLTADEQQRILERLTAAEGLERYLHTKYVGQKRFSLEGGDSLIPLLDTVIRRAGSDGVKDIVIGMAHRGRLNVLVNTLGKSPRRLFDEFEGKFEHNALAHAGDVKYHMGFSADVATDGGPVHLALAFNPSHLEIVDPVVAGSVRSRQERRKDADRRQVMPILIHGDAAFAGQGVVMELFQMSQARGFAVGGTVHVVVNNQVGFTTSAREDARSTLYCTDVAKMIAAPVLHVNADNPEAVAFAARLAYDFRQEFRKDVVIDLVCYRRHGHNEADEPAITQPVMYQVIRKHKTTRELYATQLEAAGVLEDKGGQALVDRYRDKLDSGEVTTELAEVGKTPAESRLFVDWGTLVAGKLTDGADTTVDAGKLKELARAITTIPDDVQLHARVAKVYEDRRRMAAGDAPADWGFAENLAYATLLDEGFGLRLVGQDVGRGTFTHRHAILHDQKTDTYHLPLRALVDEPERATVIDSLLSEEAVMAYEYGFSTTDPSTMCIWEGQFGDFANGAQVVIDQFIASGEAKWGRISGLTLLLPHGYEGQGPEHSSARLERFLQLCALDNMLVCVPSTPAQAFHMLRRQMRMTTRKPLIVMSPKSLLRHKLAVSTLDELATGGFQHLIGDASADAKKVKRVVLCSGKVYYDLLEELDKRGGGDVALVRVEQLYPFPREALVAELARYGKATDVVWCQEEPQNQGAWYQIRHHLQACVPAGLELHYAGRPRSPSPAVGLFADHVEEQQKLVDDALASPVGSVFAAD
- the sucB gene encoding dihydrolipoyllysine-residue succinyltransferase, which codes for MATEIKVPVLPESVSDATIATWHKKVGDPVARDENIVDLETDKVVLEVPSTVEGVIKELKYAEGDTVTSQQVLAIIEAGAAPAKSADAPKAAPAAGAEQVQPKAEAAKEEAKAPASTRPAPVSGGAGELPPGARFTAVTQGIDPSQVEGTGRRGAVTKEDLVNYASGKTPGVSGGARPEERVPMTRIRKRIAERLMQSKDSIAMLTSFNEVNLGKVMAMRKELGESFQKQHGVKLGFMSFFAKAAANALQKFPVVNASVDGDDIIYHGYADISIAVSTDRGLVTPVLRNVERMGFADVEKAIGDYAVKARDGKLSLDDLQGGTFTITNGGTFGSLMSTPIVNPPQSAILGMHTIKERPIVENGQVVAAPMMYIALSYDHRIIDGKDAVQFLVDIKDQLENPHRMLLGM